From a region of the Spirochaetota bacterium genome:
- a CDS encoding PAS domain S-box protein produces the protein MGACAPSRGSDPAHPRAIRGIIDLRGYDFTGNGAAILSGEWEFHWKKLHTEVSPDTGPSFIKVPDRWRDSIVNGMALSGHGYGTYRLKIKLPASVSNLAIRFPDVETAYSLYANGRRIGGVGTVTTDGRSDDWRFEPRVYSLPEAGDTLDLVVEVSNYVYKGGGLTRDIQLGPEPALHKAWEREAFLEYFMLGGMILIGLYHLGFFMIRRRDYSALYFSLFCIILGVRGMLVGERLLSTAYPAVPFEYFLKMDVLTIFLPVPLFLLYLFEIFPAESPRKLRALFILPGFLFSLFALVTPARIFHHAIDWYNGVFAISVLLTVLITARAVKQGRDGSVVFILGIAIPIAALVNDILRTLYIIQSPNIVSFGFLAFTMCQAYIIALRFSRSRDQMEIMSHQLEAFSKSLEIRVDERTEELAEEKTRLALRNEEIERSEKRFRDLVDLLPVGVYESDGSYKITYANRAAAEIFGYDLDELKSGNITTFDMLSPDSRDDAVEIRKSIKPASPILRLEHMARRKDGSIFPMVVSACLIDPAEPAKGTRGVIIDVSSTKRAEMIMRARVDLMEYAVEHNLDELLQKTLDIVETLTDSLVSFYHFVEPDQKTLSLQAWSTRTVREFCRAEGKGLHYGIDQAGVWVDCVHERRPVIHNDYAALANRKGLPEGHAPVVRELVVPILRGNIIVAILGVGNKAVDYTKEDVEVTEYLADIAWEIVERKRADDRLRESEEKYRLITENMDDTIWLMDMNLQTTFISPSVSRKRGFTLEELQSLTIDKHLTPASLEAALAVIAREMTPEMLGDPNYTITVAMELEFYCKDGSTFWSDNTMSVIRDEAGKPIGIMGVGRDITERKKAEEALAVSQKNFATFFNTIEDLLFILDMEGKILHVNDTVIKRLGYSPEELQGQSVLLVHPPDRHEEAMTIITAMLNGKADLCPVPVMTKTGMQIPVETRVVVGEWNGRPALFGVTKDISKLKLSEEKFSHAFHTNSTLMGISRISDGIYLDVNESFLKNFGFTREEVIGRTSQELGIFADYEDRERVRREFETNGNIRNVEMRIRRKDGTLRIGLLSADPIMVGADRCWLTTMADITERKEAEEALKESESYNKVLFSDSRIALIVLDPETGRFLDCNDAAVRIYRMNSKDEVIGKVPLDMSTTTQYDGSDSRLAAQWNVKRALSQGSHLFEWRHQRPDGEVWDGEVHLMTFRHKGKTMLQFSVQDITARKVAERELVKSKEEAEAANRAKSEFLANMSHEIRTPMNAIIGFTHLMGRTDLAPVQRDYCSKIQGAARMLMGIINDILDFSKIEAGKLAIESIDFDLNDILVTIANTLSYAAEEKGLELLFYIAPDVPFSLKGDPLRMQQVLFNLIHNAIKFTQKGTVTLKIEMQNRIFDPDIAKLKFRIIDTGIGLTEDQQATIFKSFTQADTSITRRYGGTGLGLAICKRLVELMGGDIGLISRAGEGSEFYFNLSLHVSRMTVPDKEPFTGEKPEVVVADDNLGSLEILRGYLSTMGFPVITMQSGEETIRYLKERGSATPLVLIIDWRMPVMDGIETIQRIRHDPAIGGISSIIMISAYNLDEVKEQTTLLGVDALLAKPVSPSTLLDALSQVMNFRSKPRISAVRSSAAFPLPSFQGRRILLVEDNAINREVAIRMLEDTGMSVDIAENGVEAIQKVASEIYDLVFMDVQMPEMDGFEATRTIRSDAKYNDLPIIAMTAYAMSGDRERCIEAGMNDHMSKPFDPDQFYAICRKWMPERTHIDGTVPATQTERSPDDLSLIMGLPGIDVHYAILHFSGRTDILPDIIREFCDMYADVRERLDSFMASKDTDGLRKFAHSMRGAAGTVAAIRAMDTAAALEECIIDGRIEEIGGHVGRFISAMEEVLQSGPILKSRMEAYFKEEEQMPGDDRRDLDADIAILASLLEQRSFGAVDQIRKIKKRFPGARSDTIREIETMVNRFDYRGALEKLRDAGGAIPGGSDMK, from the coding sequence ATGGGCGCCTGCGCTCCTTCCCGCGGCTCTGACCCCGCACATCCCCGCGCCATCCGTGGGATAATCGACCTTCGTGGGTATGATTTTACCGGGAACGGCGCCGCCATACTCTCCGGCGAATGGGAATTTCACTGGAAGAAACTGCACACTGAAGTATCTCCCGATACCGGGCCGTCTTTCATAAAGGTTCCTGACCGATGGAGAGACAGCATTGTCAACGGCATGGCGCTTTCCGGCCATGGCTACGGAACGTATCGCCTGAAAATTAAACTGCCGGCGTCAGTCTCAAATCTCGCGATTCGGTTTCCCGATGTTGAAACGGCCTACAGTCTCTATGCCAATGGACGAAGGATCGGCGGTGTCGGGACAGTGACCACGGACGGACGGTCCGATGACTGGCGCTTTGAACCGCGCGTCTATTCCCTTCCTGAAGCCGGGGATACGCTGGATCTGGTCGTTGAGGTTTCCAACTATGTGTACAAGGGAGGAGGCCTGACGAGGGATATCCAGCTGGGACCCGAGCCGGCCCTTCACAAAGCCTGGGAACGCGAGGCCTTTCTTGAATATTTTATGCTCGGCGGCATGATTCTTATCGGTTTGTACCATCTCGGTTTTTTCATGATACGGCGCCGCGACTATTCAGCCCTTTATTTCAGCCTGTTCTGCATTATTCTCGGCGTGCGGGGGATGCTCGTCGGGGAAAGGCTGCTCAGTACGGCCTATCCTGCCGTACCTTTTGAGTATTTTTTAAAAATGGATGTTCTCACTATCTTTCTGCCCGTGCCGCTGTTCCTCCTGTACCTGTTCGAGATATTCCCCGCTGAAAGTCCCCGGAAGCTGAGAGCTCTATTCATCTTACCGGGATTCCTGTTTTCCCTGTTCGCGCTGGTCACTCCGGCCCGGATCTTCCACCATGCCATAGACTGGTATAACGGCGTATTTGCGATCTCAGTCCTTTTAACGGTATTGATCACCGCCAGGGCCGTGAAACAGGGCAGGGACGGCTCGGTGGTTTTCATCCTCGGCATCGCAATCCCCATCGCCGCCCTGGTAAACGATATTCTCCGCACACTGTATATCATACAGTCGCCGAACATCGTCTCCTTCGGATTCCTTGCCTTTACCATGTGCCAGGCATACATAATCGCCCTTCGTTTTTCACGTTCCCGCGATCAAATGGAAATAATGTCCCATCAGCTGGAGGCTTTCAGCAAAAGCCTTGAGATCAGGGTCGATGAGCGGACGGAAGAGCTTGCCGAGGAAAAGACACGGCTTGCCCTTCGAAACGAGGAGATCGAGCGGAGTGAAAAGAGGTTCCGCGACCTGGTGGACCTGCTCCCCGTCGGCGTCTATGAATCCGACGGCTCGTACAAAATAACCTACGCGAATCGCGCCGCCGCCGAAATATTCGGATATGATCTGGATGAATTGAAGAGCGGCAACATCACGACCTTTGACATGCTATCTCCAGATTCTCGGGATGATGCAGTAGAAATAAGGAAGAGCATCAAGCCGGCATCACCGATCTTGCGACTTGAGCACATGGCCAGGCGCAAGGACGGCTCGATTTTTCCGATGGTTGTCAGCGCATGCCTGATCGATCCGGCCGAACCGGCGAAGGGCACACGAGGCGTCATCATCGATGTCAGCTCTACAAAGCGCGCGGAGATGATAATGCGCGCCAGGGTCGACCTGATGGAATATGCAGTTGAACATAACCTTGATGAACTGCTGCAGAAAACGCTGGATATCGTGGAAACGCTGACCGACAGCCTTGTGAGTTTCTATCATTTCGTGGAGCCGGACCAGAAGACTCTCTCTCTCCAGGCATGGTCCACCAGAACGGTCAGGGAGTTCTGCCGGGCCGAGGGGAAGGGCCTCCATTATGGCATTGACCAGGCCGGCGTTTGGGTAGACTGCGTCCACGAGCGGCGGCCGGTGATCCATAACGATTACGCCGCTCTTGCCAACCGGAAGGGGCTGCCGGAGGGCCATGCGCCTGTGGTGCGTGAGCTGGTCGTACCCATCCTCAGGGGAAACATCATCGTGGCCATACTGGGCGTGGGCAACAAGGCCGTTGATTACACGAAAGAGGACGTGGAGGTCACGGAATACCTTGCAGATATCGCCTGGGAGATCGTCGAGCGGAAGCGCGCTGACGACAGGCTCAGGGAGAGCGAGGAAAAGTACCGCCTTATCACGGAAAATATGGACGACACCATATGGCTCATGGATATGAATCTCCAGACAACCTTCATAAGCCCGTCAGTAAGCCGCAAGCGAGGCTTTACTCTTGAAGAGCTACAGTCGTTAACCATAGATAAGCACCTGACGCCGGCATCCCTGGAAGCCGCGCTGGCTGTGATTGCCAGGGAAATGACGCCGGAGATGCTGGGGGATCCCAATTATACTATCACGGTCGCCATGGAGCTCGAATTCTACTGTAAGGACGGAAGCACGTTCTGGAGCGACAACACCATGTCCGTGATTCGTGATGAGGCGGGAAAGCCCATCGGCATCATGGGGGTCGGACGCGATATCACGGAGCGCAAGAAGGCCGAGGAAGCCCTGGCCGTATCCCAGAAGAATTTTGCCACGTTCTTCAATACCATCGAGGACCTCCTATTCATACTCGATATGGAAGGGAAGATCCTCCACGTGAACGATACCGTCATTAAACGGCTCGGCTATTCTCCCGAGGAGCTCCAGGGCCAGAGTGTTCTCCTGGTGCACCCGCCTGACCGCCATGAAGAGGCCATGACCATCATAACAGCGATGCTGAACGGAAAGGCCGACCTGTGTCCCGTTCCGGTCATGACAAAAACGGGGATGCAGATACCTGTTGAAACCCGGGTGGTGGTGGGCGAATGGAACGGCAGACCGGCCCTCTTCGGCGTCACCAAGGATATATCAAAGCTCAAGCTTTCCGAGGAGAAGTTTTCCCACGCCTTCCACACCAATTCGACTCTTATGGGTATTTCGCGTATCTCTGACGGAATATACCTGGATGTCAACGAGTCTTTCCTCAAAAACTTTGGATTTACCAGGGAGGAGGTGATCGGCAGGACCTCCCAGGAGCTTGGCATCTTCGCGGATTATGAAGACCGGGAGCGGGTACGCCGGGAGTTCGAAACAAACGGTAACATCCGAAACGTGGAGATGAGGATCCGCCGCAAGGATGGCACGCTTCGCATCGGCCTGTTATCGGCCGATCCGATCATGGTTGGCGCGGACAGGTGCTGGCTCACAACCATGGCGGATATCACTGAGCGGAAAGAGGCCGAGGAGGCGTTGAAGGAAAGCGAATCGTACAACAAGGTGCTCTTTTCCGATTCGCGTATAGCCCTGATTGTTCTGGACCCTGAAACCGGACGGTTCCTTGACTGCAATGACGCGGCGGTTCGCATCTATCGAATGAATAGTAAGGATGAAGTGATCGGGAAAGTCCCTCTTGACATGTCTACAACAACCCAGTATGATGGAAGCGATTCGAGACTTGCCGCTCAATGGAATGTCAAGCGGGCCCTGTCTCAAGGTTCGCACCTGTTCGAATGGCGTCACCAACGTCCCGACGGCGAGGTATGGGACGGCGAGGTGCACCTCATGACGTTCCGCCACAAGGGTAAAACGATGCTGCAGTTCAGCGTTCAGGACATAACGGCGCGGAAAGTAGCGGAGCGTGAGCTGGTCAAATCGAAAGAGGAAGCCGAGGCCGCAAACCGCGCCAAGTCGGAGTTCCTGGCGAACATGAGCCACGAGATCAGGACCCCGATGAACGCCATAATTGGATTCACACACCTGATGGGGCGGACCGACCTCGCGCCGGTTCAGCGCGATTACTGCTCCAAAATTCAGGGCGCGGCGCGCATGCTCATGGGCATCATCAACGATATCCTTGATTTTTCAAAAATTGAGGCAGGGAAGCTGGCGATCGAGTCCATTGATTTTGACCTGAATGACATCCTGGTGACCATCGCCAATACCCTCTCCTATGCAGCGGAGGAGAAGGGACTGGAATTGCTCTTTTACATCGCACCGGACGTGCCGTTCAGCCTGAAGGGAGATCCCCTCAGGATGCAGCAGGTGCTTTTTAATCTTATTCATAACGCGATCAAGTTCACCCAGAAGGGAACGGTAACCCTGAAAATTGAAATGCAGAACAGGATTTTCGACCCTGATATTGCAAAGTTAAAATTCCGGATCATTGATACCGGGATCGGTCTTACGGAGGATCAGCAGGCGACCATATTCAAGTCCTTTACCCAGGCCGACACCTCCATTACGCGCCGCTATGGCGGGACCGGACTCGGTCTTGCCATCTGCAAGCGCCTGGTTGAGCTTATGGGCGGGGATATCGGCTTGATAAGCAGGGCGGGCGAAGGCAGCGAATTTTACTTTAACCTGTCACTGCATGTCAGCCGCATGACGGTGCCTGACAAGGAGCCATTCACGGGTGAAAAGCCGGAAGTGGTGGTGGCGGATGATAATCTCGGCTCCCTGGAGATACTCAGGGGATATCTTAGCACAATGGGCTTCCCGGTAATAACGATGCAATCCGGAGAGGAGACGATAAGGTATCTCAAGGAAAGGGGATCGGCGACCCCCCTTGTCCTTATCATTGACTGGAGGATGCCGGTAATGGACGGCATTGAGACCATACAGCGGATTCGGCATGATCCCGCCATTGGCGGCATATCCTCAATTATAATGATATCCGCCTATAATCTTGATGAAGTGAAGGAACAGACGACGCTGCTGGGGGTTGACGCGCTGCTAGCAAAGCCGGTGAGCCCTTCCACATTGCTTGACGCGCTTTCCCAAGTCATGAATTTTAGATCGAAGCCGCGAATCTCCGCCGTGCGGTCTTCCGCCGCGTTCCCTCTGCCCTCGTTCCAGGGGAGGCGCATTCTCCTGGTGGAGGACAACGCCATAAACCGCGAAGTGGCTATCAGAATGCTGGAAGATACCGGCATGTCCGTCGACATAGCGGAGAACGGTGTCGAGGCCATCCAGAAGGTCGCATCGGAGATATACGATCTCGTCTTTATGGATGTGCAGATGCCTGAAATGGACGGGTTTGAGGCGACACGGACCATACGTTCTGACGCTAAATATAACGATCTGCCAATTATCGCCATGACCGCTTACGCCATGAGCGGAGACCGCGAGCGGTGCATTGAAGCGGGCATGAATGACCATATGTCAAAGCCCTTTGACCCGGACCAATTCTACGCCATATGCAGGAAATGGATGCCCGAACGGACCCACATCGACGGCACGGTTCCGGCAACACAAACGGAAAGGAGCCCTGATGACCTGAGTTTAATCATGGGGTTGCCGGGCATCGATGTCCATTACGCGATATTGCATTTTTCCGGGAGAACTGATATTCTTCCTGATATCATAAGGGAATTCTGCGATATGTACGCCGATGTCAGGGAGCGCCTTGATTCCTTCATGGCATCGAAGGACACTGACGGCCTCAGGAAGTTCGCCCACAGCATGCGCGGGGCGGCCGGCACCGTCGCGGCGATCAGGGCGATGGATACGGCGGCGGCCCTGGAGGAATGCATCATCGATGGCAGGATCGAAGAGATCGGCGGGCATGTCGGGCGGTTCATATCGGCCATGGAGGAAGTGCTTCAGAGCGGGCCGATCCTTAAATCGCGGATGGAAGCCTATTTTAAAGAAGAGGAACAGATGCCCGGGGATGACCGGCGGGACCTGGATGCGGACATTGCAATACTTGCATCCCTTCTCGAACAGCGC